The DNA window TTATATATTAATTAATAATGAATTTCTTCTATTTAATTTGACGTATGATAATAAAGAGATATTTTGAGTGTCATGTTGTGAATTTTGAGTATTTCACTACTGTCAAGTGCGCAAATCCGCAATTTGTAATATTTTATGTGTCCATGAATGATGTGATTGGGATGGTCACGCGAGCAGGGCTCTCCTATAATGAAACGCGGATACATTTAATAACTATGTTATGGAGTTGAGACAAAGATGAAGCGCACATTGCAAGCGGTATTGGGTATCCCAATGTTGCTCCTGGCGCAGATGGCGTCAGCGGATAGCTATCTGATCGGGCGTGGCATGTCTGACATCACGGGTGAAGCTGCTGAGGTGGGCATGATGGGGTATGCCAAGATGGGGCAAACGGCTGCAGGCATCCATATGCGGCAGCGGGCCCGGGCATTCATCGTGGCTGACCCGGGAAATGGTCAGCGGGTGGTGTTTGTCAACAATGACATTGGGATGGTGTTTCAAGGGGTGCAGCAGGCGGTGGTCAAGCGGCTGCAGGCCAAGTACGGCAACTTATATACCGCTGAAAATGTCGTTCTGGCCGCCACGCACACCCACGCTGGTCCCGGCGGGTTCTCGCATTATGCCCTGTATAACTTCACCACCTGGGGGTTCAACCGGGCTACCTTCGAGGCGATCGTGTCCGGCATCGTCGAAGCCATCGACAAAGCCCATCGTAATCTGAAACCTGGTCAGATCCATATCAACCAGGGGGACCTGCTGGATGCCAGCAACAATCGCTCATTACCAGCCTATGAGCGGAACCCCCAGCCGGAGCGGGCTAGGTGGGGGCTGCCGATCGATCCGCAGATGACCGTACTGAAGTTCAGCCGCCATGGCGACGAGATCGGTGCCATCAGCTGGTTCCCCACCCATGGCGTGTCGATGAAAAACACCAACCATCTGGTCAGCCCAGACAACAAAGGCTATGCGGCGTGGCGCTGGGAGCATGAGCTAAAAGGCGGGCGTTACGACAATGACGAAGACTTCGTTGCCGCATTTGCCCAGACCAATGCGGGGGATATGACGCCCAATCTAAACCTGAATGGCACCGGGCCGGCCAATGATGAATTCGACAATACCCGGATCATTGGGGAGAGGCAGCTGAAGAAGGCGTTGGCATTGTTCCAGACCGCGCAGGAGTCGCTGAATGGCCCAGTTGACTATCGCCAGCAGTATATCGACATGTCTAATGTCGAGATTCCTGCTGCCATGGCGGATGGTCAGTCGCGGCGTACCTGCCCAGCTGCGCTGGGCACAGCTTTTGCAGCAGGTACGGAGGATGGTCGCGGGCTGGATGGTATGTCAGAAGGCGATTTGAAAGGGAATCCATTTTACCGATTCCTCGGTGGTGTCATTACCCCTGCGCCACAATGGGTGCATGACTGCCAGGCGCCGAAGCCGATTTTGTTGGCTACCGGCACGCAAAAGCCGGTGCCCTGGTCGCCGGAAGTATTGCCAGTATCGATATTGCGGATCGGCCAATTGGCGATCGTTGCGGGCCCTGGTGAATTCACCATCATGGCTGGGCGGCGTATCCGTGAAACCGTGAAATCGGCGCTGGGTGATGCCGTGAAATATGTGGTTTTCAATGGCTATGCCAACGCCTATTCAGGCTATATCACCACCCCCGAGGAATACGAAGCCCAGCACTATGAAGGCGCTTCAACTCATTTCGGCAAGTGGACGTTGCCAGCCTATCAGCAGGCTTACTTCAAGCTGGCCACCGCGATGCGAACCGGGTCATCTGTGCCGCCAGGACCGCAGCCAAGGGATCTGTCCGCGAACCAGATGTCTTTCCAGACGGGCGTGGTATTGGACAACACGCCCATCGGCAAGCAGTTTGGCCAAGCCGACCAGCAGCCTGACGCAGCCTATCTGCGTGGCGGTCGCGTCAATGTCTCGTTCTGGACGGGGCACCCCAAGAACAATTTGCACCGGAATGGCACCTTCCTGCAAGTGCAGCGCTGGGATGGCAGCCGCTGGCAAGTAGTGGCGGATGATGGCGATTGGTCAACCATCTACCGCTGGCAGCGTATCGATCCGGTATGGGGGACATCCAAGGCTGTCATCAGCTGGGACATTCCATTGTCCGCCCAGCAAGGCAGTTATCGGATCGTCCATTTTGGTGATTATAAAAATGGCTGGAATGGCAAGATCCATCCTTTTACCGGCGTCAGTCGTAGTTTTACCGTGCAGTAACCCTGTTGGATTGATCAATCCGACATCAAGCAAGGGTGAGGCTACTGGCTTCACCCTGTTATGCATCATCGCATGGCCTGCCGGCCATTCATTTCATCTGGCTACCCTGATATTCCATCAAATTCTCTCGGCTGTTTTTTATATTCAGATTGCTGAATTGATAATGGCTGGCTAGAGGTTTTTGGCTCCTTCTTATTTTAATGATGATGCGCTTAATGTAATGAATTTCGGATATTGATTTATTGGTGGGTGGTTGAGTGGATATTTTAATCGTAATTTCAAATTGTTAGCATCGTATATGCGATATTTTGATTTAAATAAAATTAATATTGAGTATTAAAAATTGCTTTACTATGAAAGCATTCTAATTTTGGCCTTATTGCATTGTGCTGGTCATGATGGATGGCTGACTCATTGGCGTTGTGTGGGTGTGTTTTCTATTCATGGTTGCTACATTGCTTGAATTGCTGTTGGGAAAGTGACCTGATCTACTCATTATTACCGGCTGCGAAAGGCTAATGTCAGGGAGATGCGCTGCGGAGGAATGTTGAGTCATGAGTGATTCGGCAAAGTGTGCGCAATGCCCCCTACAGATGGCAAGGCCGCATGTTTGGTAACTTGAGTGCAGGTGGTCCGTGAGTGATGGAGTGGTGTGTTGTCTGGGTGCATAGTGGTCGTCAATTCTGACAAGGAGCTGAAAATGAAATTCTTCAAAACTGCAATAGTTTCAATGATATTGGCT is part of the Chitinivorax tropicus genome and encodes:
- a CDS encoding neutral/alkaline ceramidase, which codes for MKRTLQAVLGIPMLLLAQMASADSYLIGRGMSDITGEAAEVGMMGYAKMGQTAAGIHMRQRARAFIVADPGNGQRVVFVNNDIGMVFQGVQQAVVKRLQAKYGNLYTAENVVLAATHTHAGPGGFSHYALYNFTTWGFNRATFEAIVSGIVEAIDKAHRNLKPGQIHINQGDLLDASNNRSLPAYERNPQPERARWGLPIDPQMTVLKFSRHGDEIGAISWFPTHGVSMKNTNHLVSPDNKGYAAWRWEHELKGGRYDNDEDFVAAFAQTNAGDMTPNLNLNGTGPANDEFDNTRIIGERQLKKALALFQTAQESLNGPVDYRQQYIDMSNVEIPAAMADGQSRRTCPAALGTAFAAGTEDGRGLDGMSEGDLKGNPFYRFLGGVITPAPQWVHDCQAPKPILLATGTQKPVPWSPEVLPVSILRIGQLAIVAGPGEFTIMAGRRIRETVKSALGDAVKYVVFNGYANAYSGYITTPEEYEAQHYEGASTHFGKWTLPAYQQAYFKLATAMRTGSSVPPGPQPRDLSANQMSFQTGVVLDNTPIGKQFGQADQQPDAAYLRGGRVNVSFWTGHPKNNLHRNGTFLQVQRWDGSRWQVVADDGDWSTIYRWQRIDPVWGTSKAVISWDIPLSAQQGSYRIVHFGDYKNGWNGKIHPFTGVSRSFTVQ